GTAAATTAATCGTATTCGCTACAAGCTCTACGTGGCCAAACTCCTCTGCCGTAATACTTGCAACTAAATCATAAAAAGGCTTTAGCTTCTTTTTGCCACGAAAATTAAACGACTGATACATATAATTATTAAGTGTCGACATTTCGCCAAACTTTCCACCTAATAATTCTTGAACTGCACTCGCCGCATTGGCGTCACCATACTCCACTTGCGGCAATTCAATTAACAAACGATTAACGCGTTGAAACAAACTTGCACCCCTCCTACTTAACAAAACATATGCCAGTAGAAGTAGCGCTATTCCTTAGTCTTTGCGATTTACAAACGGCGTTATCCAAACAATTTGATCAATACGAATGTAAAAAGGCGTTCGGCATACATCTAGTAAAATATAATCTGGACAGACAGCTGCTAAAACACCTTGTTGAACATGATTACCTGTTTGTTGCACAGCGACCATTTGCCCTAAATAATGCTGTATTGCTTCCAACCAGTACGCATTCGAATAATTATTCATTTGAACCAAAAAATCACTCCTTTAGTTGCATATCCTACAATATGCACAAAAGGAGTGATTCGTTCATCTCTTATTATTTTGCCTTAGATTCTACAATAATTGTTACAGGACCATCATTTACAAGTGAAACATCCATCATTGCACCAAAAATGCCCGTTTCGACATGTAAGCCATATGTTGATAACTCATTATTAAACGCTTGCCATAGAGGTTCTGCTTGCTCTGGACGTGCTGCAGAAGCAAAGCTTGGACGTTTCCCTTTGCGTGTATCCGCGTATAACGTAAATTGTGATACCGATAAAATGGTACCACCTACTTCGTGGATTGCTCGATTCATTTTGCCATCTTCATCTTCCCAAATACGCAAATCAGCAATTTTTTTTGCAACATATTGAATATCTTCTAATGTATCGGTATGTGTGATACCTACTAATAGCACATAGCCTTTGTCAATCGCGCCGGTAATTTGACCATCTACTGTGACAGAAGCCAGCTTTGAACGTTGTAATACTACTCGCATGTGATACCCTTCAATCTATTAATTAATAACGCGCTGTACAGAATAAATATCCGGCAGCTGCTTAATTTTTTCTACGACTTTATGCAGTCCAGAAATATTCGAAATCGCAATCGTTAAATGAATCGTTGCAATTTTATCACGGTCAGCACGACCCGTTACTGCTAATATATTCGTCTTTGCCTCACTTACGGCATGCATGACATCATTTAATACCCCTGGGCGATCAAACGCAGAAATTTCAATATCTACTGGATATTCTTTACGCGTTTGAGTCGTGGCATTTTCCCACTCTACTTCAATTAAGCGTTCCATATTGCCATCCTCTTGAATATTAGGACAATCTGCACGGTGAACGGAAACACCTCGACCTTTCGTAATAAAGCCAACAATTTCATCACCTGGCACTGGTGTGCAGCAACGAGATAGACGAATTAATAAATTGTCGATGCCTTTAACGATTACACCGGATTCAGTACGTTTTTTCGGTGCATTGCTATTCATATTTCTGACGATTTTTTCAAGCGCCTCTTCTTGTTCACGCTCTTTACGCATTTTTTCTGCAAGGCGATTGACGATTTGCTGTGCTGTAATACCACCTACACCAACTGCTGCATACAAATCATCTTCGTGCGTATAATTGAATTTTTCAATAACACGCTTAATATTTTCTGCTGTTAATACTTCTTTGGCGTCAAATTCTTGTGCTTTTATTTCTTTTTCAACAAGCTCTTTACCTTTCACAACGCTTTCTTCACGTACATGCTTTTTAAAGAACTGTTTTATTTTATTTTTCGCCTGTGAACTCTGTGCAATTTTAATCCAGTCACGACTTGGTCCGAATGATTGTTTTGATGTTAATACTTCAACGATATCACCCGTTTTAAGTGGTGTATCAAGCGGGACCATTTTACCGTTTACTTTTGCTCC
This portion of the Solibacillus daqui genome encodes:
- the dtd gene encoding D-aminoacyl-tRNA deacylase; the encoded protein is MRVVLQRSKLASVTVDGQITGAIDKGYVLLVGITHTDTLEDIQYVAKKIADLRIWEDEDGKMNRAIHEVGGTILSVSQFTLYADTRKGKRPSFASAARPEQAEPLWQAFNNELSTYGLHVETGIFGAMMDVSLVNDGPVTIIVESKAK
- a CDS encoding YuzF family protein: MNNYSNAYWLEAIQHYLGQMVAVQQTGNHVQQGVLAAVCPDYILLDVCRTPFYIRIDQIVWITPFVNRKD